Genomic segment of Anopheles darlingi chromosome X, idAnoDarlMG_H_01, whole genome shotgun sequence:
TCCCGACAtccccagctgctgctgctgctgctgctgctcctgctccgaaTCGTACAGTAGCTCCCAACGGTTGTGACCGACGATGGCGTACTGCAGCAGGAACCTATCAGGCGGCGACGGTGTCGTTAGTTACCCGACGGCGGAGTCGAACATGCATTCCTCtcgacaaaaacacaaaaacaaaaaacctcaCCTGCGACAGTTGCTCGGTGGTCGCCAGCGCAACCGGAGGCTGGTCGAGTTGACCGACACTCGCTCGATGTCGTCCGGATCCGGGAAGGTTTCGATCTCGACCGAATGGCTCTCGCTGTACGCGGTCACCGTTGAGTACGCCCGGATGCCGATCCGGTAGGTCTGGTGCGGTTGTAGCCGGGTCAGATTCATCgacagcaccgcaccggtcTCGTTGAAGTCTGTTTCAGTTTCCCGGTCCcggagagagtgaaagagagagagagagaaagagtgagtgagcgagggTGCACTCAATATTGGCGGTTGGCAAAAGATACAGTATgagaaaaaaagtttatcctcCCCTGCATGAGTttaacgttttggctgttttctccaaacaactgAGTCCGAAAATCGAAACTCGTATAtcaatttcggtttcgtttttattcttcaattttttactttttacttttttccaaaacacctactagaaaaaaagatatcacaaaaacAGTAGAGAAAGGTACGACAAAAAAGTTTATTCACCCCataccaaaaaaaatatggttttctcttcaaaatagtaaaataatatttttttctctccatttcaatgatgcagtttagttttttaatctcatgcgcatcttttgagaccctatcgatggttctatcgcctaaaataatgaAGTTATGCGCCTAAGAAGTACTTAACAAACTAATAGTTGTTCATTTCTTAGAGATGCTCATAGagccattttttaatgaatcaGTTGTCTAGTAACTTGGTGCATAACTCCATTGttttaggcgatagaaccaCCAATAGGGTcttaaaagatgcgcatgagattaGGGCACTAAACTGCATCCTTGAAATGGGGAGAAAAAATTCTTATTTGtctattttgaagagaaaaccatacgaTACTATACATTCCCAAACATTGTTTTGTACGGGGTGGATAAAtttgttttgcgtgtttttcgtaccttactcgactattttttctagtgggttatttttcaaaaaatgaaaaagcaaatgaagcaCAACAAAAATTCAtgcgatttttcattttttgacACAGATGTTcggagaaaatagccaaaatgtAAACTTCTTGCACTGGGGTGAATAAacttttttcatactgtaggTAACCGTACCGGTGacgcgctgctgttgccggttctTCCGCTCGCCTGTCTCGGTCTGCCAGTAGATCTCGTACCACACGCGATCATTGTTCATCTGCTGCGGTGCGCTCCACTGGACGATCGCCTCGGTCGGGCTGACCGGGATCGCCTCAATCCGCTCCGGGCGTGACGGTGCACCGGGCGCTGTCCGGAAGATCGTCACTTCCTcctcggcatcggcaccacccAGctcaccgccgccaccggccgGTGTATCGCCTAGGCCGGTGCCGTGCTGAGCGATTCGGGCGGCAGCCATCGTCCCACCGCCACCCAAGGAGTGGTACGACCCAACCGACGACGTCTCGAGGTAGTAGCTGTGCAGGGTAACCCGGAACTCGTACCGTGTGAACGGCTGCAAACCACCGATCGTGGTCAGCGGTTCGTACGAGTAGCGCACGATTTGGCGTACCGATGGGCGTACCTGGCCGGCGCCGGTCGCGACGGGCGCATACTGGATGCGGTAGCGGATGCCGGGTGGCCGGATCGTGCAGTTGGGATTGCGGGTCGGTTCCGGTAGCCGCAGGGTCAGCGAGTGCTCCGTCAGCTCATCCAGCAGTACCGGCTGGTAGGCCGGCAGCCCGGTATGGCCCGGATGGCGGCGCCACGGCACCAAACACACCTCGCTCGGGTacggttggtgttgttgggcGGGCAGCAACGCGACCGGTACGCCGGCACCCTCGACCAGGCTCGCTTCCAGTGGTAGCTCGTGggcatcgccgtcgccgtgctcaccgtcgtcgtctagcGTGCGCAACCGAATCCGCACCGCCATATCATCGCCATCCTGCGTCGCCAACCAGTACAGAAACCGGCCATCGGATGCGACACCGGTAACGCTACCGTTACCGGTCTCGAACAGACCCCGGTACTGGTCGCAGATGATGGGATGGGTGGTGTCTGTTGCATCGATGCAGTTCACTTGCGTCACGGTCGCATCCGAGCGGTCCAATGAAACGCGATAACCGATGCGGTGATGGCGGGAGAAGGCGAGCAGCTCGCGGTCACGCACCTGCAGATAATCGACGGCAACGGTGGAACCGAGCGCGGTCACCACCAGCGTACCGGTTGGTTCCGGACCTCCGCTCCCGCCAGCGACGGTTGTGACGGGTCCACCACCGCTTACTACTAgcccaccaccgacaccggtaccaccgccgGGTgaacctccagcagcagccataccaccactaccaccaccaccaccaccaccaccaacaccactaacaccaccaccaccaacaccgccactaccactacccaGCACCAGGTGGTTGAGATCGAAGGCGTACAGCGTCGTCTCGGTGTcgccaccatggccaccatggccaccatgGCCACGTCCTCGGCCTTCACCGTTGTCCgtatcgtcctcgtcggtggCACCCCGGGCCGCCACATAGACGATCCGTGCGACCCAATCGACGGTAAGGGCGGCGGCGTGACCCGGTACGTGTGCCAACCGCCGCTTGCCGTCCGTCGCGTCGTGCATAAACAGTTCCCCGTTGGCATCGATCCAGAAGAGGCGCCGCTCGTGGCGCAGTTCGGCCAGCAGTCGGGCCGGTACGGCCGTCGTTACCAGTGCGCTCGCTACACCGAGATCCATATCGACCGACAGGATCTGGTCGGCGGTAGCGATGTACACGAGCGGTAACAGTGTCCCCGGCCGGACACGACCATCCTCACCGAGGGCAACGCGGCACGGTTCCGTCCGGTCGCTCTCGTGATCAACGTTGACGGCGCGCACCCATAGGGTGTAGGTCGCATTTCGGGCCCGGATCGGTCCCGGTACGGACAGTTCGTGCCGGTCGTGGCTGACGAGCTGACCgtccagcagcatccgctTGGTCGGTGCATCACCGTCGCTCGTCACCTGCTCCAGACAGTCGATCCGGTAGGCGACGAGCGGACCGTTCGGTTCGTGCGGTGGCTCCCACCGGAATACGAGCCccagtgtgagtgtgtgcgctaCGCCGGCCGGATAGTGGGTGCGTAGGTAGACCCGGGGCCGTACCGGTGCCGACGGACGTCCGGCCGGTGTGTGGCGGTGCACCGTCACCACACCGGACGAGCGCCAGTAGGTGAAGGCGTGCAGCGTGATGTCGATCGGTGTGTACGGTGGTATAGGGTCAagggacgatgacgatccacccgtaccagtaccagcaccagtacccggacttccaccaccaccactagcggcAGCGTTGGCGGCGCTCCCGTTGTAGACGTACCACGGTACCTGCAGCTCCTGGACGATGTCGCGGGCGGCACCCGGTACcttgagcagcagcttgtAAAACACCTCACTGTGGTTCACGTTCGTCACCGGTGCCCAGCTGACGTTGAAGGCGCGCCAATCGCCCCCGACCCGTACGCTCGAACCGTTCACCGGTGCGGGCACCACATTGATGGTCGTCGCCTTTCCCcccgaccgatgatgatgatgctcgtgcGATGACTCGATCAGGGCGATCGCGCTCGTCCCGTTGAGCTGGCGGGCCCGGATGTAGGCGAGATTTTCACCCCGCACGTCCCCGACCACAACCTGACCCTCGCGCACCCACAGCAACCGGTCGCTGAAGTGAAGCAGCGGCCCCTGCGGTGTCTGCGCGCTCAGCACAACCGAGCTGACCGCGTAACCGGTGGCCGGATCACGCCCCGGATCGGCCAACGGGGCCCAGCAGAGGTGCGAGTTGAGGTAGCTCCTCTCGATCCAGTACAGCTGCTGACCGTCGGTGTCGAGCGTCATGCCCATCACCTGCTTCCCGGTGAACGGGTGCTCACTGAAGTAGACGACCCGGTTCTTACCGTTCAGCCGGAACGCCTCGAGCAGGATGCCGGACGAGCAGTAGAGGTAACCGCGCCGCTCGTCGAACCGCAGCTCGCGCACACTCGGCACATTGTGGATCGGTTCCTGCCGTTCACCGTGCAACCCCGCCCGGACGATCATCTGCTGGGCCGGGTTGTGCAGGTAGAGCCGCTCGCCGAGCCGGTCGACCGCGACGcacgcaaccgaaccgagctcCCCGATCTGGCGCCACCGGGGCGCACCAACTGCGGTGTGATGGGGGGAGGaggccacctcctcctcctcctcgtccttctcctccccttcctcctccttctcctcctcttcgacCCGATACAGCCGCAGCGTACCGTTGCTCACCACGTACAGGGTACCATTGTGCCAGGCGAGGCTGGTGACGTCGGCGCTGACGTTGCTACCGACCGACGGTAGCAGCGTCTGCACGTGATCACCGATCACGTCGCTGCGCACGATACCGGCCGCACTCGCCCACACCagatggcgctgctgctggtgggcgcGCAGTGTCCGGACGCGGAACTCGTGGCTCCACGGTCCAACGCCGGCCACCGTGTGGGCCGCGACGCGCACCGTATAGACGCGGTTCGGGGTGAGCAGGTTGGCCAGACCGGTCGCATAGCTGGTGCTACCGTTGCCGATCGCTGGCACAACCAGCACgagcgttccgttccgttcgtcccgCACCTCCACCCGGTAGTTCCAGGCCTGCCAGGCACCGCGCCCCTTCATACCGAGCAGAAACGGTGCATCCCAGGCGATCTTGATGCGATCGGGCGACACGAGGGCCTGGACGTTGCGGGGTGgattcaccggcaccgggatcGGTTGCTCCGACGTGAGGTTCACGTTGATGCTGAAGTACGTGTTGTTCGAGGCGACCGGGAACGCGTTGTGGTAGTAGCTGTCGTGCACGACGTGATAGTCCTCCGCGAACACCTCCGTCCCGTTGGTCCAGTAGAACAGACCGTTCGCGAGGGCCAGCGAGCGGACCCGCTCGAACCGGGGCTGCTGCGTGTTGTTCCGGATGTCGACCGTCTGCTTGTCGTCCAGCGAGACCGCCAGCACCGTGTTGGCGCGCTGatccgccaccagcacccggAAGTTGGTATGGTCGATCGCGAACGCGCCGAGATGGGGACCGCTGATCATCTGTAGCGGGCGTATCTCGTACCGCACACCGTTCGAGATGTCACCGAGATCGAGCCGGAACAGACCGGTCGGTCCGATGGTAACGGCCGGACCTTCGCttacttgttgctgctgctgctgctggtgctgctggtccgtGAGCTGCTCACCACCGGTCTGGCCACCAATCACCCAGAACAGGTAACCGTTGTACGGGTCGACCTCGAAGTAGTCCGGTCGGCGCTGTAGGCCCGCGATGGCGACCGTCAGGTGGTCGCCATTGAAGTCGCAGTGCAGTATCTGCCAGAGGTGGGTGGTGCGCGCCTGCCCGAGGATGTAGAGATGGTCGTTCAGCCAGTCGACCGACAACAGCGTCGGCCGGAAGTTGAGCGCTGCGTCGGGCGTCAGGATGGCGACGCGATCGCGTTCGGCTCCCGGCCACGACGGTGCCCGCCAGATGAAGCCGGCTTCGTCCGAGACGAAGAGGAGCCCGCGGCGCAGGTGCATGGCGGTACCGCAGATCTTGTGGTCCGGACTGCGGTAGAAGCTGGTCGGCGGATCGGAGAACATGTTCGAGCTCTGCGTTAGGATCGAGTGTTCGGCGCCGAGGATTAGCGTCGGCATCACGCTCTCCACGCTATCGCCACCGGTCTGCTTCGGCGGGGTGGAGACGCGCGTCAGCGAGGCCGGCCCTTCACCCTCCGGGTTGCGcatcgacaccgacaccgagtaGCTGTGCTCCGGTTCCAGGTTCTCGAACATGTAGTACCGCGACGTGTTCGATTCTGGCACGTCCTGTCCAGGGCAGAGAAGACGATTAGTCGACGTCACACGATGCACACGAAGTgaaagatcgagagagagagagtgggagagtgagaaagaggaaTCGGAAAGGGGAAAGGTGCAGGTTGCAGGTTGCAGAAGAATGTAATCATGCTTGTAATGGTAACGTATAGCGAAATGTGAATGTGTTAGTTGCACACGATGCGGCGGTTAGTGTAAGGACTCCATCATGCCCCCCCAC
This window contains:
- the LOC125953916 gene encoding protein sevenless isoform X3, whose amino-acid sequence is MVIKGLKRRASSNRAGQNWHGSRVKMRDCAGRTAPVVPCERPVDRYGQLNQRLHPTVHTTTRLSTGPVQLLSTLLLLLLSAVPMLTQSPERPLGPAATDITWAGEDNYAATVRDLVTQCINCCPDQNRTSFTEHIDFSCSTDCYIQQCTIGCKQWEQALESSCQQACNITRHESMEPREMYCIMGCNDGLSRYFRWLRAEIGTPHAPALVADSLTATTLALEWEVPERWLQLSRHRHHGPRSYIVQWRYEEMAADWKFCRNQSIDEDSTVLVDNLQPYTKYRFRVLLLLSPNYTDQVLASEQSVIISTLPAGVPTSKPTIVRAVAVDHSRISISWEPGPFPNGPVLSYVLQIKDLHPIGYSALKDVPESNTSRYYMFENLEPEHSYSVSVSMRNPEGEGPASLTRVSTPPKQTGGDSVESVMPTLILGAEHSILTQSSNMFSDPPTSFYRSPDHKICGTAMHLRRGLLFVSDEAGFIWRAPSWPGAERDRVAILTPDAALNFRPTLLSVDWLNDHLYILGQARTTHLWQILHCDFNGDHLTVAIAGLQRRPDYFEVDPYNGYLFWVIGGQTGGEQLTDQQHQQQQQQQVSEGPAVTIGPTGLFRLDLGDISNGVRYEIRPLQMISGPHLGAFAIDHTNFRVLVADQRANTVLAVSLDDKQTVDIRNNTQQPRFERVRSLALANGLFYWTNGTEVFAEDYHVVHDSYYHNAFPVASNNTYFSINVNLTSEQPIPVPVNPPRNVQALVSPDRIKIAWDAPFLLGMKGRGAWQAWNYRVEVRDERNGTLVLVVPAIGNGSTSYATGLANLLTPNRVYTVRVAAHTVAGVGPWSHEFRVRTLRAHQQQRHLVWASAAGIVRSDVIGDHVQTLLPSVGSNVSADVTSLAWHNGTLYVVSNGTLRLYRVEEEEKEEEGEEKDEEEEEVASSPHHTAVGAPRWRQIGELGSVACVAVDRLGERLYLHNPAQQMIVRAGLHGERQEPIHNVPSVRELRFDERRGYLYCSSGILLEAFRLNGKNRVVYFSEHPFTGKQVMGMTLDTDGQQLYWIERSYLNSHLCWAPLADPGRDPATGYAVSSVVLSAQTPQGPLLHFSDRLLWVREGQVVVGDVRGENLAYIRARQLNGTSAIALIESSHEHHHHRSGGKATTINVVPAPVNGSSVRVGGDWRAFNVSWAPVTNVNHSEVFYKLLLKVPGAARDIVQELQVPWYVYNGSAANAAASGGGGSPGTGAGTGTGGSSSSLDPIPPYTPIDITLHAFTYWRSSGVVTVHRHTPAGRPSAPVRPRVYLRTHYPAGVAHTLTLGLVFRWEPPHEPNGPLVAYRIDCLEQVTSDGDAPTKRMLLDGQLVSHDRHELSVPGPIRARNATYTLWVRAVNVDHESDRTEPCRVALGEDGRVRPGTLLPLVYIATADQILSVDMDLGVASALVTTAVPARLLAELRHERRLFWIDANGELFMHDATDGKRRLAHVPGHAAALTVDWVARIVYVAARGATDEDDTDNGEGRGRGHGGHGGHGGDTETTLYAFDLNHLVLGSGSGGVGGGGVSGVGGGGGGGGSGGMAAAGGSPGGGTGVGGGLVVSGGGPVTTVAGGSGGPEPTGTLVVTALGSTVAVDYLQVRDRELLAFSRHHRIGYRVSLDRSDATVTQVNCIDATDTTHPIICDQYRGLFETGNGSVTGVASDGRFLYWLATQDGDDMAVRIRLRTLDDDGEHGDGDAHELPLEASLVEGAGVPVALLPAQQHQPYPSEVCLVPWRRHPGHTGLPAYQPVLLDELTEHSLTLRLPEPTRNPNCTIRPPGIRYRIQYAPVATGAGQVRPSVRQIVRYSYEPLTTIGGLQPFTRYEFRVTLHSYYLETSSVGSYHSLGGGGTMAAARIAQHGTGLGDTPAGGGGELGGADAEEEVTIFRTAPGAPSRPERIEAIPVSPTEAIVQWSAPQQMNNDRVWYEIYWQTETGERKNRQQQRVTDFNETGAVLSMNLTRLQPHQTYRIGIRAYSTVTAYSESHSVEIETFPDPDDIERVSVNSTSLRLRWRPPSNCRRFLLQYAIVGHNRWELLYDSEQEQQQQQQQLGMSGQVAARGNDTYELGSLLPKTLYRFVALIYYPDWDVPYEWPREPKHFQCETLADRPSAPGRPVITQLRPDVYKVSWEQANNNGAPLEAYGLEALVHLPNRPIRSLNGGAQEQAADSEHVRDEPGNETLWTTVRTVPVSVPETSGWNQVYNGTDTYWIISDRLIVHTNLFRVRARNSFGWGPYSNESLPLEEPLYSSRSIVLLAFVCILVTIVVLVATAVICVALRTNEKHKPFPSDGGVHAHLPDVELANLRELPRRGNFVHSNNILYGTSSLFSAEVSLLPHIRSDQICMTSSTLLGSGAFGEVYEGIVKGVDGEAETLVAIKTLKKGAKEHEKQELLQEAQLMSNFKHKHITRLVGVCLEADTLLIIMELMQGGDLLSYLRRSRPLPGQAARLTMLDLISMCQDVASGCRYLEEMHFVHRDLACRNCLVSSTDPRDRVVKIGDFGLARDIYKNDYYRKEGEGLLPVRWMSPESLVDGVFTSQSDIWAFGVLLWEIMTLGEQPYQAKNNVEVLNHVREGGHLDRPKVCPNEMFELMKYCWKFSPDERPTFRYCLEVLEVLRENTSENAQIIAPYPTKLHQGGDCLQVRGDRKHEIGHHIPTPPTSSSGSSGGGAICLPGGTAPIPKYLELVYDNSASHSHDSGRFTEPTTSLSLALSPPSPPPSAAPLSDTGSPVTAAIGDAGMLTHGELTASVCSLFRDGRPPPATMLMLTDNGYEVPITDLRYQPAQPASLGTGSAIGSSGSTNGVYKHDYSSLDPLLPSVVLVPVLGGSRVDGRCAEPATTSITDGTTHPLRNHGTSRPACEEPSPTMSAMS